Proteins encoded within one genomic window of Pseudalkalibacillus sp. SCS-8:
- a CDS encoding isochorismatase family cysteine hydrolase encodes MKALVVIDYTNDFVADDGRLTCGEPGQAIEARITELTKAFVDAGEFVVFAVDVHDENDPHHPETNLFPPHNIRGTAGRNQYGSLGKLYEGVKERVYWMDKTRYSAFAGTDLELKLRERGIQELHLAGVCTDICVLHTAIDAYNKGFKIVVHEDAVQSFNQSGHEWALDHFKNTLGAEVVKAAQGTNASK; translated from the coding sequence GTGAAAGCACTAGTGGTGATCGATTATACAAATGATTTTGTTGCTGATGACGGTAGATTAACGTGCGGTGAGCCTGGTCAAGCGATTGAAGCGCGTATTACAGAATTGACGAAAGCTTTTGTAGATGCAGGTGAGTTTGTCGTTTTCGCAGTAGATGTACATGACGAAAATGATCCGCATCATCCTGAAACCAATCTGTTCCCGCCTCATAATATCCGCGGTACTGCGGGACGTAATCAATATGGAAGTCTAGGTAAGTTGTATGAAGGCGTGAAAGAGCGGGTTTATTGGATGGATAAAACCCGTTACAGTGCTTTTGCAGGGACAGATCTTGAATTGAAGCTCCGTGAACGGGGGATCCAGGAACTTCATCTCGCGGGCGTTTGCACGGATATTTGTGTTTTGCATACAGCAATTGATGCGTATAACAAAGGGTTTAAGATCGTTGTCCATGAAGATGCGGTTCAAAGTTTCAATCAATCTGGTCACGAATGGGCACTCGATCACTTTAAAAACACTCTCGGTGCAGAAGTTGTAAAGGCGGCTCAAGGAACGAATGCCAGCAAGTAA
- a CDS encoding VOC family protein: protein MEKTLDHIGIAVRDLDEALEFYIEILGGELEHRYTSETPGVEVHVAAVNVNGDLIELLQPTSHSSPVARFIRQKGKGVHHIAYRVPDLPKAIEESRKQGIRFLEDTYRTNQLGRRLIYLNPASTQGTIIEFCDYPKR from the coding sequence ATGGAAAAAACACTTGATCATATCGGTATTGCAGTCCGTGATTTAGATGAAGCGCTCGAGTTTTATATTGAAATACTTGGAGGTGAGCTTGAGCATCGCTATACAAGTGAAACCCCAGGTGTTGAAGTACATGTGGCAGCGGTAAATGTGAATGGGGATCTGATTGAACTCCTACAACCTACTTCCCACTCATCACCTGTCGCTCGGTTCATCCGGCAAAAAGGAAAAGGGGTCCACCATATCGCATACCGGGTCCCAGACCTGCCTAAAGCCATTGAAGAAAGCCGAAAACAAGGAATCCGTTTTCTTGAAGATACGTATCGAACGAATCAATTAGGCAGAAGACTCATCTACCTGAATCCTGCCTCCACCCAAGGAACCATTATCGAATTTTGCGATTATCCGAAGCGATGA
- a CDS encoding DEAD/DEAH box helicase — translation MITYYHLQMTFIPSLDERGKFLIWVTKPDGEPMSISRSRFQWLLGESGLSHAFTSETGESRSLVLEWNEQHHEVEGLLVDMWRVYLYLQQPVASTTKGSFFFGESFTYWETIARSLELLIENNHYHPAIYEFSKEKRHYAYAQWMIGRQALSSGIQSDWLKTASPLIFSFEHLSTFPIREWQNLMIDIWADQVVKVLITSRPPIELDETSTDQSDLMLRWERALLTTNASFFHIVDQKSELQDLHVLIREVRKWHAPLSDESYRSRVKGLIQFKQQFIQTGYTVNSMDIKCFPVHDDDLNRWTIQLYIQGDHQGEPFHLPLNDTNIIRSHIKNWVDDRMNYLVQMDDSLYQTQRLLRQTGSADINLDTLRTLHENESVLKSMDIQLAFPAGLSLKSLHQKDVQVSLRVDNKHGDGIGLSSLLDFNWQIAIGDIELSVEEFKRLVYRQQYVIQKDDTWVMLPKSKIEEIFEEINQLEPIIKSKASFSTLVGVNSKSNEFDSDIDLKMDREVQDYLEHFLKPTEDAYEIPDQLQGDLRPYQLKGFQWLRAQRDKRIGVCLADDMGLGKTIQAITYLLDLEPQSEPHLIVCPTSVLTNWKQELERFAPTLQVLVHHGAERAKTQEAFYSEMEGIDVIVTSYALLLRDQELFEDLKWNAIILDEAQMIKNPTTKQSRLVRSLKSIHRIALTGTPMENRLEELWSIADFLNPGYLGNRTTFNQQFIRPIEKEGKKERIDVLKRLIQPILLRRSKQQTSIVDELPEKTETKIHCPLTKEQASLYQTVVDQIREKLSSTQGMERRGAILGGITKLKQVCNHPSLLTWDDPVVAHSGKIQTFMKILKEQVKDGEKALVFTQYVKMGDLLKEMLTQEMKNLKVFFLHGGIPSQKRAEMLKDFKETKSKRCVFILSIRAGGVGLNLTEANHVFHLDRWWNPAVENQATDRAFRIGQQQNVSVYKMITNGTLEEGIDKMIERKSHLTSQIVSHEDQWVTEMSNEELMDLIRLREKVLDT, via the coding sequence ATGATTACATATTATCATTTGCAGATGACTTTCATACCTTCCCTGGATGAACGAGGGAAATTTCTAATATGGGTGACAAAGCCTGATGGAGAGCCGATGTCCATTAGTCGATCACGGTTTCAATGGCTTCTCGGTGAATCCGGGCTTTCGCATGCGTTCACAAGCGAAACAGGAGAAAGCAGGAGTCTTGTCCTCGAATGGAATGAACAACATCATGAGGTGGAAGGCCTCCTAGTGGACATGTGGCGGGTCTATTTATACTTGCAACAGCCTGTGGCGAGTACGACAAAAGGTTCGTTTTTCTTTGGCGAAAGTTTCACTTATTGGGAAACAATCGCACGTAGTCTTGAACTGTTAATCGAAAACAATCACTACCACCCGGCGATTTATGAGTTTTCAAAAGAGAAACGTCATTATGCCTATGCCCAATGGATGATTGGACGACAAGCATTGAGTAGCGGCATTCAATCAGATTGGCTGAAGACCGCTTCTCCTCTCATTTTTTCTTTTGAACATCTTTCCACATTCCCTATCCGTGAATGGCAGAATCTGATGATTGATATTTGGGCGGACCAAGTGGTGAAGGTACTCATCACCTCCCGTCCTCCGATTGAATTGGACGAGACGTCAACGGATCAATCAGATTTGATGCTCCGATGGGAACGAGCTTTGCTGACAACGAATGCCAGCTTCTTTCATATCGTCGATCAAAAATCAGAACTTCAAGACCTTCATGTTCTGATCAGGGAAGTGCGCAAATGGCATGCCCCGTTAAGTGATGAGTCCTATCGATCAAGAGTAAAGGGACTTATACAGTTCAAACAACAGTTCATCCAAACCGGGTACACGGTAAATTCCATGGATATCAAGTGTTTTCCGGTGCATGATGATGATCTTAACAGATGGACGATTCAACTCTATATCCAAGGTGATCACCAGGGTGAACCGTTCCATTTACCGTTGAATGATACAAATATCATCCGTTCCCATATAAAAAACTGGGTGGATGATCGGATGAATTATCTTGTTCAAATGGATGATTCCCTGTATCAAACTCAGAGGTTATTACGTCAAACCGGTTCAGCAGACATTAATTTAGATACACTTCGGACGTTGCATGAAAATGAAAGTGTCCTGAAATCAATGGATATCCAGCTTGCTTTTCCGGCTGGATTGTCACTGAAATCCCTTCATCAAAAGGACGTACAGGTCTCACTCCGTGTCGATAACAAGCATGGTGACGGAATCGGATTGAGCAGCCTGTTGGATTTTAATTGGCAGATTGCAATCGGGGACATCGAACTTTCTGTCGAAGAATTCAAACGTCTTGTTTATCGTCAGCAGTATGTCATACAGAAAGACGATACGTGGGTCATGCTGCCGAAGTCCAAGATTGAAGAGATATTCGAAGAGATCAATCAGCTTGAACCGATTATTAAGAGTAAAGCATCTTTTTCAACTCTGGTTGGTGTCAATTCCAAAAGCAACGAATTCGATTCTGATATTGATTTAAAGATGGATCGTGAAGTCCAGGATTATTTGGAACATTTTCTGAAACCAACAGAAGATGCCTATGAAATCCCAGACCAATTACAGGGGGATCTCAGACCTTATCAATTGAAAGGCTTCCAATGGCTGCGTGCACAACGCGATAAACGCATTGGGGTTTGTCTTGCGGATGATATGGGGCTAGGAAAAACCATCCAAGCCATCACGTATTTGCTTGACCTTGAACCACAGTCTGAACCGCATTTAATCGTCTGCCCGACTTCTGTACTAACGAATTGGAAGCAGGAGTTGGAACGGTTTGCACCAACCCTTCAGGTGCTAGTGCATCATGGAGCTGAACGCGCGAAAACGCAAGAGGCCTTTTACAGTGAGATGGAAGGTATAGATGTTATTGTGACAAGCTATGCCTTATTGTTAAGGGATCAAGAGCTCTTTGAAGACCTTAAATGGAATGCGATTATTCTTGATGAGGCACAAATGATCAAAAATCCGACCACAAAGCAAAGCAGACTCGTCCGATCTTTGAAATCAATCCACAGGATTGCATTGACAGGGACGCCGATGGAAAACAGGCTGGAAGAATTGTGGTCGATTGCAGACTTCTTGAATCCTGGCTATCTCGGGAATAGGACTACGTTTAACCAACAATTCATCAGACCGATTGAAAAAGAAGGGAAAAAAGAACGTATTGATGTCTTGAAAAGGTTGATTCAGCCGATCTTGTTAAGACGGTCGAAACAACAGACGTCGATTGTAGACGAATTACCTGAGAAGACAGAGACGAAGATCCATTGTCCTCTGACGAAGGAGCAAGCGTCACTCTATCAAACAGTCGTCGATCAAATCCGTGAAAAGCTATCATCCACCCAAGGGATGGAGCGGCGAGGTGCGATCTTAGGCGGAATTACGAAGTTGAAGCAGGTATGTAACCATCCTTCCTTGCTCACCTGGGATGATCCAGTAGTCGCTCATTCTGGTAAAATCCAAACGTTCATGAAGATATTGAAGGAACAAGTGAAGGATGGAGAGAAAGCCCTCGTATTTACCCAATACGTAAAGATGGGGGATTTGTTGAAAGAAATGCTTACCCAAGAAATGAAGAACCTCAAGGTGTTTTTCCTTCATGGGGGTATACCATCTCAAAAGCGTGCTGAGATGCTGAAGGATTTCAAAGAGACGAAAAGCAAAAGATGCGTATTCATCCTTTCGATCAGAGCGGGGGGAGTGGGATTGAATTTGACGGAAGCCAATCATGTATTCCATCTAGATCGATGGTGGAATCCTGCAGTTGAGAATCAGGCCACTGATCGCGCATTCCGAATTGGCCAGCAACAGAACGTAAGTGTGTATAAAATGATTACAAACGGTACGCTTGAAGAGGGAATTGATAAGATGATCGAGCGGAAATCCCACTTGACTTCCCAAATTGTCAGCCATGAGGACCAATGGGTTACCGAGATGAGCAATGAGGAACTGATGGATCTGATCCGTTTGCGAGAGAAGGTGCTGGATACATGA
- a CDS encoding HD domain-containing protein: MLESIETFVKGRMQGDSTGHDWFHVDRVRKLALHIGEIERADLMICETAALVHDLIDDKLISDEGAALDEVVQLLRNNGMNSDDLDHVVEIITTMSFSSNSGAGMSTLEGKVVQDADRLDALGAIGIARTFMFAGAKSEAMYNPEIEARTGTMSKDEYREGESTAINHFYEKLFKLKDLMNTEEGRRIADNRHRNMERFVDQFVTEWDGKDVE, encoded by the coding sequence GAAGGATGCAGGGGGATTCAACGGGCCACGATTGGTTTCACGTAGACAGAGTTCGGAAGTTAGCCCTGCATATCGGGGAAATAGAAAGAGCCGATTTGATGATTTGTGAGACGGCTGCACTGGTCCACGATCTAATTGATGATAAGCTCATTTCCGATGAAGGGGCTGCTTTGGATGAAGTCGTTCAATTACTTCGGAATAATGGAATGAACTCAGATGATTTGGACCATGTTGTAGAAATCATCACGACAATGTCGTTTAGCAGTAACAGTGGAGCAGGGATGAGCACACTTGAAGGGAAGGTCGTCCAGGATGCCGATCGATTGGATGCTTTAGGTGCAATCGGAATCGCAAGAACATTTATGTTTGCGGGCGCAAAAAGTGAGGCGATGTACAATCCGGAAATTGAAGCTCGAACTGGAACGATGTCCAAAGATGAGTATCGTGAAGGGGAAAGTACCGCCATAAACCATTTCTATGAGAAATTATTCAAGCTAAAGGATTTGATGAATACAGAAGAAGGCAGACGAATAGCAGACAATCGTCATCGCAATATGGAACGGTTCGTAGACCAATTCGTAACAGAGTGGGACGGAAAGGATGTCGAATGA
- a CDS encoding 2Fe-2S iron-sulfur cluster-binding protein: protein MPKVTVPDHGTFEVEEGKKLVLALEDNGINILHRCGGKAKCTTCRVEVENGDFGELTDIEQEAFSKKGIQEGLRLSCQVRVYEDVTVQPVMTEENSDMDAGPRPAE, encoded by the coding sequence ATGCCAAAAGTTACGGTACCAGACCATGGAACATTTGAAGTAGAAGAAGGAAAAAAGCTCGTCCTTGCTCTTGAAGACAATGGAATCAACATCCTCCACCGTTGCGGGGGAAAAGCGAAATGTACCACTTGCCGAGTCGAAGTTGAGAACGGTGACTTCGGAGAACTGACTGACATTGAGCAAGAAGCCTTTTCTAAAAAGGGGATTCAAGAGGGTCTTCGTCTATCGTGTCAAGTTCGTGTATATGAGGACGTAACTGTTCAACCTGTCATGACAGAAGAAAACTCCGACATGGATGCGGGACCGCGTCCAGCTGAATAA
- a CDS encoding formate--tetrahydrofolate ligase translates to MVENTKVKSDIEIAQEAKLLPIQEIAEQLDLTEEEWEPYGRYKAKISLDVMDRLKDTKDGKVVLVTSINPTPAGEGKSTVTVGLGQALNKIGKKAVIALREPSLGPSMGIKGGAAGGGYSQVMPMEEINLHFTGDIHAITTANNALSALIDNHIHQGNELNIDSRRIVWKRAIDMNDRALRNVVVGLGGAVQGVPREDGFDITVASEIMAIFCLARNVRDLKERLSRMVVAYDVNKEPVTVKDLGVEGALTLLLKDAIKPNLVQTLENTPALIHGGPFANIAHGCNSVIATKMASKLGDYVVTESGFGADLGAEKFLDIKARYGEIDPNLVVVVATVRALKMHGGVPKDQLEKEDLGALEKGMVNLEKHIETVKAFGLPFVVALNHFVKDTDREVEYVKEWCAKKGVEVAVAKVWADGGKGGEELAQKVVDMIETAENNYKPLYTLDQPLEEKIETIAKTVYGAEGVDFAKKAQKQLKEYADLGWDNLPVCMAKSQYSLSDDPTLLGRPEGFRIQIRELKASIGAGFIVALTGNVMTMPGLPKKPAALNMDVSDDGKAEGLF, encoded by the coding sequence ATGGTTGAAAATACGAAAGTGAAATCAGACATTGAGATCGCCCAAGAGGCGAAACTTTTACCAATTCAAGAAATTGCGGAACAGTTGGATCTGACGGAAGAGGAATGGGAACCATACGGGCGTTACAAGGCAAAGATTTCATTAGATGTGATGGATCGGTTGAAAGATACGAAAGATGGAAAAGTGGTGCTCGTAACATCCATCAACCCTACACCTGCAGGGGAAGGGAAATCTACCGTAACGGTCGGCTTAGGACAAGCGCTGAACAAAATTGGGAAAAAAGCGGTGATCGCTTTACGTGAGCCATCACTTGGTCCGAGCATGGGAATCAAAGGTGGAGCGGCAGGAGGTGGATACTCCCAGGTTATGCCGATGGAGGAAATCAATCTTCACTTCACTGGAGATATCCACGCAATCACGACGGCTAACAACGCGTTATCTGCGTTAATCGATAACCATATCCACCAGGGGAATGAATTGAACATCGATTCACGCCGGATCGTTTGGAAGCGTGCGATTGATATGAACGATCGAGCGTTGCGCAATGTCGTAGTCGGTTTAGGTGGTGCTGTCCAAGGTGTACCACGTGAGGATGGATTTGATATTACGGTCGCATCAGAGATCATGGCGATCTTCTGCCTGGCACGCAACGTCCGTGACTTGAAAGAACGCTTATCTCGCATGGTTGTTGCCTATGATGTGAACAAAGAACCGGTTACGGTAAAAGATTTAGGTGTAGAAGGAGCCCTGACGCTTCTGTTGAAAGATGCAATCAAACCGAATCTTGTGCAGACGTTAGAAAACACGCCAGCTCTCATTCATGGTGGACCATTCGCGAATATTGCCCATGGATGCAACAGTGTCATTGCAACCAAAATGGCTTCAAAGCTGGGCGATTATGTCGTTACTGAATCCGGATTTGGAGCAGACCTTGGAGCTGAGAAGTTTTTAGATATCAAAGCGCGGTACGGTGAAATCGATCCGAACCTCGTTGTCGTCGTTGCCACAGTCCGTGCTCTGAAAATGCATGGCGGGGTCCCGAAGGATCAACTTGAGAAAGAAGACTTAGGGGCATTGGAAAAAGGGATGGTCAACCTCGAAAAGCATATTGAAACGGTTAAAGCATTCGGTTTGCCATTTGTCGTTGCATTGAACCACTTCGTGAAAGATACGGATCGTGAAGTGGAATATGTGAAAGAATGGTGTGCAAAGAAAGGTGTAGAAGTAGCCGTAGCAAAAGTATGGGCTGACGGTGGTAAAGGCGGCGAAGAGCTCGCTCAGAAGGTCGTTGATATGATAGAGACAGCTGAGAACAACTACAAGCCGCTCTACACATTGGACCAACCGCTAGAGGAAAAGATCGAAACCATTGCAAAGACAGTCTACGGTGCAGAAGGCGTCGATTTCGCCAAAAAAGCGCAAAAACAATTGAAGGAATACGCTGATCTCGGGTGGGATAACCTTCCTGTTTGTATGGCGAAATCCCAATATTCCTTATCAGATGATCCAACGTTGCTTGGACGTCCTGAAGGGTTCCGAATTCAAATACGCGAGCTGAAAGCATCCATCGGTGCAGGGTTCATCGTTGCACTCACGGGTAACGTCATGACGATGCCAGGTCTGCCGAAAAAGCCTGCAGCACTCAACATGGACGTTTCGGATGATGGAAAAGCTGAAGGTCTATTCTAG
- a CDS encoding S1 RNA-binding domain-containing protein gives MNTLEVGNIVNLIVARKTELGYMLTNAKREEVFLHHSETNKELEENEKVQVFLYHDHEGRLAATTTMPFIDMNSIAWLEVVGVQPKLGVFMDIGIKKDVLLSKDDLPKGRTLWPKEGDKLYCGLRTDKNGRLFADLATYEEIETLSEPAPESLRNQYITGYVYRFNENGALLFTDDRYIAFLHEDEGDKPLRIGQRLQVRVTFIREDGRVNVSLKAPKEIAYEEDSERILQYIEEQGGSMSLNDKSNPDEIKQVFGMSKAAFKRAMGKLLKEKKVEQTPEGTKIK, from the coding sequence ATGAACACTTTAGAAGTCGGAAACATTGTAAATTTGATTGTAGCCCGAAAGACAGAGCTTGGTTATATGCTCACGAATGCAAAACGAGAGGAAGTATTTCTCCATCATTCTGAAACGAATAAAGAGCTTGAGGAAAATGAAAAGGTCCAGGTATTCCTTTATCACGATCACGAAGGTCGGCTAGCTGCAACGACTACGATGCCATTCATTGATATGAACAGTATTGCATGGCTTGAAGTTGTTGGGGTCCAGCCGAAGTTAGGCGTCTTTATGGATATCGGAATCAAAAAGGACGTTCTTTTGTCTAAGGACGACCTCCCGAAGGGCCGGACTTTATGGCCGAAGGAAGGTGACAAGCTGTATTGCGGGCTAAGAACCGATAAAAACGGTCGACTGTTTGCGGATCTTGCTACGTATGAGGAAATTGAAACCCTTTCTGAGCCTGCGCCTGAAAGTTTGCGAAATCAGTACATAACAGGATATGTGTATCGATTCAACGAAAATGGCGCGCTCCTTTTCACAGATGATCGATATATTGCTTTTTTACATGAAGACGAAGGGGATAAGCCTCTTCGGATCGGACAGCGTCTTCAGGTGCGTGTAACGTTTATTCGAGAGGATGGCCGGGTCAATGTATCCTTGAAAGCCCCGAAGGAAATTGCGTATGAGGAAGATTCCGAACGCATTCTCCAATACATTGAAGAGCAAGGTGGATCCATGTCTTTGAACGATAAATCAAATCCAGATGAAATCAAGCAAGTGTTCGGGATGTCGAAAGCCGCGTTCAAGCGTGCAATGGGGAAATTACTGAAAGAGAAGAAAGTGGAGCAGACACCTGAAGGCACAAAAATAAAATAA
- a CDS encoding CPBP family intramembrane glutamic endopeptidase: MVKVIFAPNENIRDWFKKPKMLRKWLIIGLAIGVFPSLGILLPNLNLLIDYPKWTVFLFVFALINPWFEEGYWRGLLLDAGQTFPRWLIVAYSTILFVLSHPLMWGVFSLANRSYQMYISLFVMGIIWAMIRYKTGSLRWSVYSHMLVDVGNLSVFVFLNLYIPPGV; this comes from the coding sequence TTGGTAAAAGTTATTTTCGCACCGAATGAAAATATAAGGGATTGGTTCAAAAAGCCAAAAATGCTCCGAAAATGGCTGATCATCGGTTTAGCGATCGGAGTATTTCCCTCATTGGGTATATTGCTCCCGAATCTGAATCTTTTAATCGACTATCCAAAATGGACAGTCTTCCTATTCGTCTTCGCACTAATCAATCCTTGGTTCGAAGAGGGATATTGGCGCGGCTTACTGCTTGATGCAGGCCAAACGTTTCCGCGTTGGTTGATTGTTGCCTATTCAACGATTTTATTCGTATTGAGCCATCCACTTATGTGGGGAGTCTTTTCCCTTGCAAACCGTTCGTATCAAATGTACATATCGCTTTTCGTCATGGGCATCATCTGGGCCATGATCCGTTACAAAACCGGGAGCCTGAGGTGGTCCGTTTACTCTCACATGTTAGTGGACGTCGGTAATCTTTCTGTTTTCGTATTCCTTAACTTATATATCCCGCCTGGTGTATAG
- a CDS encoding DUF3298 and DUF4163 domain-containing protein — protein MFDTIEPVKVITIKKEQEHVKVSYPKIVNMKDKQVEQAINHKIRELVMYLEEEGNLPDTTVDIRYTDKVNRNGVYSVVFVLFYYTEHAAHPMEIQKALTFSTLTGKCYSFSDLFQPNSYYKTRLTRYVKGFVKDENIQLIHEIQPVSDEQEFYLTNDSLVLFYQLYTYTPYVYGFLEVPIPLNDVRSMSTIDSPIRQLTSR, from the coding sequence ATGTTTGATACGATAGAGCCGGTCAAAGTCATCACGATTAAGAAGGAACAGGAACACGTAAAGGTGTCTTATCCGAAAATTGTCAATATGAAAGATAAACAGGTCGAACAAGCAATCAATCATAAAATTCGTGAGCTGGTTATGTATTTGGAGGAGGAAGGGAATCTGCCAGACACGACAGTCGATATCCGTTATACGGATAAGGTGAACCGAAATGGTGTCTACAGTGTGGTCTTTGTTCTATTTTATTACACTGAACATGCCGCCCATCCGATGGAAATCCAAAAGGCATTGACGTTTTCAACGTTGACAGGGAAGTGCTATTCATTTTCAGATCTCTTTCAACCGAACAGCTACTATAAAACAAGGTTGACCCGTTATGTGAAAGGGTTCGTAAAAGATGAAAACATCCAGCTGATCCATGAGATACAACCTGTATCCGATGAGCAGGAATTCTATTTAACAAATGATTCATTGGTGCTCTTTTACCAGTTGTACACGTATACCCCTTATGTCTATGGTTTTCTGGAAGTCCCGATCCCTCTAAATGATGTCCGATCGATGTCTACCATTGACAGTCCAATTCGACAATTGACATCGCGGTAG
- a CDS encoding GNAT family N-acetyltransferase — protein MIRRANYDDVLQVAEIHVSSWRTTYQGVFSDHFLQSLSVENKVEQWRQNLAQADSFIYVAEAEGKIVGFINGGKSRSKKLPFEAEIYAMYLLKEYQNKGIGRNLFAKAQEEFVGRSWQSMVVWVLEGNTSKHFYEKMGGIVIADDHQRLEGNEHRLIAYGWDQFN, from the coding sequence TTGATAAGAAGAGCCAACTATGACGACGTATTACAAGTCGCTGAAATCCATGTTTCAAGCTGGAGAACGACCTATCAGGGGGTGTTTTCAGATCACTTCCTGCAATCCCTCTCTGTTGAAAATAAGGTGGAGCAATGGAGACAAAATTTAGCACAAGCAGATTCGTTCATATATGTAGCAGAAGCCGAAGGGAAAATCGTCGGATTTATAAATGGGGGGAAAAGTCGTTCAAAGAAACTCCCCTTCGAGGCTGAAATCTATGCGATGTATCTGTTGAAAGAGTATCAGAACAAAGGGATCGGAAGGAACTTGTTCGCAAAAGCACAGGAGGAATTCGTAGGACGCAGCTGGCAATCGATGGTCGTTTGGGTACTTGAAGGAAATACATCGAAACATTTTTATGAGAAGATGGGTGGAATTGTTATAGCAGACGACCACCAGAGGCTAGAAGGAAATGAACACAGGTTGATTGCCTACGGGTGGGACCAATTCAACTAA
- a CDS encoding conserved virulence factor C family protein has translation MKLRSIEPTPSPNTMKLIIDETLPSGKNMNFKSDQSDEAPAPLNDLLKIEGVKGLYYVADFIALERNAKFDWKVILPKARQVLGDESAEVQHTEEQEDEDFEEVKVFIQKFRRIPMQIKLIKGETEERVGLPERFMETVMAAQSASDNVVMERQWIEQSPRYGDMDQVGNEVAEEINAAYDEARLSALKEQAFEQNTNDISKRKQSYKVTIDMMEQPDWKDRYAALEQMEPTEMDLPVLEKALDDEKTSIRRLATVYLGMIEDPKVLPYLTKALKDKSVTVRRTAGDCMSDLGLKEAIPVMIESLKDKNKLVRWRAAMFLYEVGDESAIPALKEAKDDPEFEVAMQVNMALERIEGGEEAKGSVWKQMTDSIQKGK, from the coding sequence ATGAAATTACGTAGTATTGAACCGACCCCAAGCCCGAATACGATGAAGCTGATTATTGATGAAACACTGCCTAGCGGAAAAAATATGAATTTTAAATCTGACCAATCTGATGAAGCACCTGCTCCCCTTAATGATTTGTTGAAAATTGAAGGCGTGAAAGGACTTTATTATGTTGCCGATTTCATCGCCCTTGAAAGGAACGCGAAATTTGACTGGAAGGTTATCTTGCCGAAAGCAAGGCAAGTATTAGGGGATGAAAGCGCAGAAGTACAACACACAGAAGAGCAAGAGGATGAAGATTTTGAAGAGGTTAAGGTCTTCATTCAGAAATTCCGTCGGATTCCTATGCAAATCAAGCTCATTAAAGGTGAAACGGAGGAGCGTGTCGGCTTGCCAGAGCGCTTCATGGAAACGGTGATGGCAGCCCAAAGTGCTTCTGATAATGTCGTCATGGAACGGCAATGGATTGAACAGAGCCCTCGTTATGGAGACATGGACCAGGTAGGAAATGAAGTTGCGGAAGAAATCAATGCCGCTTATGACGAGGCAAGACTTTCTGCATTGAAAGAGCAAGCTTTTGAACAAAATACGAACGACATTTCCAAACGGAAGCAATCCTACAAAGTGACGATTGATATGATGGAACAGCCTGATTGGAAAGATCGTTATGCCGCTCTCGAACAAATGGAGCCGACAGAAATGGATCTCCCTGTGCTTGAAAAAGCATTGGATGACGAGAAAACGTCAATTCGACGTCTCGCAACCGTATACCTTGGTATGATTGAGGATCCAAAGGTTCTGCCATATTTGACGAAAGCCTTGAAAGATAAAAGTGTCACAGTACGCCGCACAGCAGGCGACTGTATGTCCGACCTTGGATTAAAGGAAGCGATACCTGTCATGATCGAGTCATTGAAGGACAAAAACAAACTTGTCCGTTGGCGTGCGGCGATGTTCCTATATGAAGTTGGCGATGAATCTGCAATTCCAGCTCTGAAGGAAGCGAAAGACGATCCAGAATTTGAAGTTGCCATGCAAGTGAACATGGCCCTTGAACGGATTGAGGGTGGAGAAGAAGCGAAAGGTTCGGTTTGGAAGCAAATGACGGACTCGATTCAGAAGGGGAAGTAA